A single genomic interval of Bradyrhizobium sp. sBnM-33 harbors:
- a CDS encoding DUF6101 family protein — translation MRRQTATSGINPAGSSRSLRLDPLSLPLSFHAHDTRADGGVRRIELHRERVVLHRAVQGMRMAINVRVSDFLGVALRGLDDDAQMLVLAHRDPSLNIPLCVSSDDEEIASAWQMWSDIFALPLLTEDDDREPAARRRRHNAIRARRPKFLVRRRLGNLTTTETVHRDEREIIARD, via the coding sequence GTGAGGCGTCAAACAGCAACAAGCGGGATCAATCCCGCCGGGTCGAGCCGTTCACTGCGGCTCGACCCTCTTTCTCTGCCGCTCAGCTTCCATGCGCACGACACCCGTGCGGACGGCGGCGTGCGCAGGATCGAACTTCACCGCGAGCGTGTCGTGCTGCACCGTGCCGTCCAGGGCATGCGGATGGCGATCAACGTCCGCGTCAGCGATTTTCTCGGTGTTGCACTGCGTGGTCTCGATGACGACGCACAGATGCTGGTGCTGGCGCATCGCGATCCGTCGTTAAATATTCCCTTGTGTGTGAGCTCCGACGACGAGGAGATCGCCTCCGCCTGGCAGATGTGGAGCGACATCTTCGCGCTGCCGCTACTCACGGAAGATGACGATCGCGAACCAGCCGCCCGCCGCCGACGCCACAACGCGATCCGCGCCCGCCGCCCGAAATTCCTGGTGCGCCGCCGCCTCGGCAATCTCACCACTACCGAGACCGTTCATCGCGACGAACGCGAGATCATCGCGCGGGATTGA
- the ubiA gene encoding 4-hydroxybenzoate octaprenyltransferase, whose translation MSDATARVADATGNWVDTRAPSWSRPYLRLSRFDRPIGSWLLLMPCWWSAALAAGVARDISQLPLVIVLFFIGAFVMRGAGCTWNDITDRDLDARVERTRSRPLPAGQVSVTQAFAFLVLQALIGLVVLLQFNRFAILTGIASLVIVAVYPFMKRITWWPQVVLGLAFSWGALMGFAVTFGRIDLTALVLYAGSISWVIGYDTIYAHQDTEDDALIGIKSTARLFGARTHLALSVLYSLAVVLIGIALFLGGARWPAWIGLIAFAVHLAWQIGRLNISDPALCLRLFKSNRDAGLLLFAGLLADAVMRSIA comes from the coding sequence ATGAGCGACGCGACCGCCCGCGTTGCCGACGCGACCGGCAACTGGGTCGATACGCGCGCGCCGTCCTGGTCGCGGCCCTATTTACGGCTTTCCCGTTTCGACCGTCCGATCGGTTCGTGGCTGTTGCTGATGCCGTGCTGGTGGTCGGCGGCGCTGGCCGCCGGCGTCGCACGCGACATCTCGCAATTGCCGCTCGTGATCGTGCTGTTCTTCATCGGCGCCTTCGTCATGCGTGGCGCGGGCTGCACCTGGAACGACATCACCGACCGCGATCTCGACGCCCGCGTCGAGCGCACGCGGTCCCGCCCGCTGCCCGCCGGCCAGGTGAGCGTAACGCAGGCGTTCGCCTTCCTGGTCCTGCAGGCGCTGATTGGGCTTGTGGTGCTCTTGCAGTTCAACCGCTTTGCGATTCTGACCGGCATCGCCTCGCTGGTCATCGTCGCGGTCTATCCCTTCATGAAGCGCATCACGTGGTGGCCGCAGGTCGTGCTGGGGCTGGCGTTCTCCTGGGGCGCGCTGATGGGATTCGCGGTCACGTTCGGCCGGATCGATCTCACCGCGCTCGTCCTCTATGCCGGCTCGATCAGTTGGGTGATCGGCTACGACACTATCTACGCCCATCAGGACACCGAGGACGACGCGCTGATCGGCATCAAGTCGACCGCGCGCCTGTTCGGCGCGCGCACCCATCTTGCGCTCTCGGTGCTTTATTCGCTCGCCGTGGTGCTCATTGGCATCGCGCTGTTTCTGGGCGGCGCGCGCTGGCCGGCCTGGATCGGGCTGATCGCGTTCGCTGTGCATCTGGCCTGGCAGATCGGGCGATTGAATATCAGCGATCCTGCGCTGTGCCTGCGCCTGTTCAAGTCCAACCGCGACGCAGGGCTGCTGCTGTTTGCCGGATTGCTCGCGGATGCGGTGATGCGTTCGATCGCGTAG
- a CDS encoding 16S rRNA (uracil(1498)-N(3))-methyltransferase, producing MPELDFRAPRLFVDAPLHEGERIALERNQSNYLGNVLRLSAGETILVFNGRDGEWQAAIEGRKRPDGLVIAAQTRPQDRLPDIAYVFAPLKHARLDYMVQKAVEMGASSLQPVLTRHTQVSRVNSERMRANVIEAAEQCGILSLALVAEPIALDRFLDKREAGRLLVFCDEARDVADPVQALQAAQVGSGIDLLIGPEGGFAAEERELLLRQPSILRLSLGPRILRADTAGVAALALVQAALGDWRAAARQH from the coding sequence ATGCCCGAACTCGATTTTCGCGCCCCTCGCCTGTTCGTCGATGCCCCGTTGCACGAGGGCGAAAGAATCGCGCTGGAGCGCAACCAGAGCAATTATCTGGGCAACGTGCTGCGGCTCTCGGCCGGCGAGACGATCCTGGTGTTCAACGGCCGCGACGGCGAATGGCAGGCAGCGATCGAAGGCCGCAAGCGGCCCGATGGCCTCGTGATCGCCGCGCAGACGCGGCCGCAGGACCGCCTGCCCGACATCGCCTATGTCTTTGCGCCGCTGAAACACGCGCGCCTCGACTACATGGTGCAGAAGGCGGTCGAGATGGGTGCCTCAAGCCTGCAGCCGGTGTTGACGCGGCACACCCAGGTCTCGCGGGTGAATAGCGAGCGGATGCGCGCCAATGTCATCGAGGCTGCCGAACAATGCGGGATATTGAGCCTTGCGCTGGTTGCCGAGCCGATCGCGCTGGACCGCTTTCTCGACAAGCGCGAAGCCGGCCGCCTGCTGGTGTTCTGCGACGAGGCGAGAGACGTCGCCGATCCCGTGCAAGCGCTGCAAGCGGCGCAGGTGGGCTCGGGGATCGACCTATTGATCGGTCCCGAAGGCGGGTTTGCCGCGGAAGAACGCGAGCTTCTCCTGCGCCAGCCGAGCATCCTCAGGCTCTCGCTGGGACCTCGGATTCTACGGGCCGATACGGCGGGCGTGGCCGCACTGGCGCTGGTGCAGGCGGCGCTGGGGGACTGGCGGGCGGCTGCTCGTCAGCATTAG
- a CDS encoding ATP phosphoribosyltransferase regulatory subunit yields the protein MTATAAARGAAGSAAWADALLLSFAQGGYVQAHPAILQPAEPFLDLSGEDIRKSLYLTTDPSGEELCLRPDLTIPVARDYLASGRAGQPAGFSYLGPVFRYRGGQPSEFLQAGIESFGRQDRAAADAEMLALALGATSAFGLKDVEIRTGDVALFNALIDALDLYPVWRRRLIKDFNRKLSLTEDIERLTLATAPGRNEYEGVLAALAGSDRKAALALVTDLMSIAGTTNVGGRTVDEIADRFLEQSTLKGGALPRDALDIIKRFLAIAGDPDESVAQLRALAADAKLDLTAAIDELESRVGFMAARGIDTKLTRFSTSFGRGLDYYTGFEFELHAKGNGVEPLVAGGRYDGLMTQLGSPTPIPAVGFSVWIETLTQHAKPVSEGSAT from the coding sequence ATGACCGCGACCGCTGCCGCCAGAGGTGCTGCCGGGTCCGCCGCCTGGGCGGATGCGCTGCTATTGTCGTTTGCACAAGGCGGCTACGTCCAGGCCCACCCGGCCATCCTGCAGCCGGCGGAGCCGTTTCTCGATCTCTCCGGCGAGGACATTCGCAAGAGCCTGTACCTGACGACCGACCCTTCCGGCGAGGAACTCTGTCTGCGCCCCGACCTCACCATCCCGGTGGCGCGGGACTATCTCGCCTCGGGACGTGCCGGCCAGCCGGCCGGGTTCAGCTATCTCGGGCCGGTGTTCCGCTATCGCGGCGGCCAGCCCAGCGAATTTTTGCAGGCCGGCATCGAATCCTTCGGCCGGCAGGACCGCGCCGCGGCGGATGCCGAAATGCTGGCGCTGGCGCTGGGAGCGACCTCGGCGTTTGGATTGAAGGATGTCGAAATCCGCACCGGCGACGTCGCGCTGTTCAATGCGCTGATCGACGCGCTCGATCTCTATCCGGTGTGGCGGCGGCGGCTGATCAAGGACTTCAACCGCAAGCTCAGCCTCACCGAGGACATCGAGCGGCTGACGCTTGCGACCGCGCCTGGCCGCAACGAATATGAGGGCGTACTGGCGGCGCTCGCCGGCTCCGATCGCAAGGCGGCGCTGGCGCTGGTCACCGACCTGATGTCGATCGCCGGCACCACCAATGTCGGCGGACGCACGGTCGACGAGATCGCCGACCGCTTTCTCGAACAATCGACGCTGAAGGGCGGCGCACTGCCGCGCGACGCGCTCGATATCATCAAGCGCTTCCTGGCGATCGCCGGCGACCCCGATGAATCGGTGGCGCAACTGCGCGCGCTGGCCGCAGACGCCAAGCTCGATCTGACGGCGGCGATTGACGAACTCGAAAGCCGCGTCGGCTTCATGGCCGCGCGCGGCATCGACACCAAGCTGACGCGCTTCTCCACCTCGTTTGGCCGCGGGCTCGATTATTACACCGGCTTCGAATTCGAGCTGCATGCCAAGGGCAACGGCGTCGAACCGCTGGTCGCAGGCGGACGCTATGATGGCCTGATGACGCAACTCGGTTCACCGACGCCTATCCCCGCGGTCGGATTCTCAGTGTGGATCGAAACACTGACGCAACACGCCAAGCCTGTTTCGGAAGGGAGCGCCACATGA
- the hisG gene encoding ATP phosphoribosyltransferase, producing the protein MSVPFVLAVPSKGRLQENAEAFFTRAGMTLAKPRGVRDYRGTIAGLDNVEIAYLSASEIASQLARGMVHLGVTGEDLLRESIPDADKRVLLIDSLGFGSANVVVAVPQAWIDVRTMADLDDVTTGFRAQHNRRMRVATKYINLTRNFFAAHGVVDYRIVESAGATEGAPAVGTAEMIVDITTTGATLAANGLKVLDDGVILRSQANLVASRDADWSAEARETARVILDHIAARARASKYREVRTRFAGCNEALLTEAHNRFGVVAPFGGPTSSGMLTLHCPPMHLYALGSFLREHGADTVSIASLDYVLDRENPLFAKLETFLRQ; encoded by the coding sequence ATGAGCGTTCCCTTCGTCCTTGCCGTTCCCTCCAAGGGCCGCCTGCAGGAAAACGCCGAGGCGTTCTTCACCCGCGCTGGCATGACGCTGGCAAAACCGCGCGGCGTGCGCGACTATCGCGGCACCATTGCAGGCCTCGACAATGTCGAGATCGCTTATCTCTCGGCGAGCGAGATTGCTTCGCAACTGGCGCGCGGCATGGTGCATCTCGGTGTCACCGGCGAAGATCTGTTGCGCGAAAGCATCCCCGATGCCGACAAGCGCGTGCTGCTGATCGACAGCCTCGGCTTCGGCAGCGCCAACGTCGTGGTCGCGGTGCCGCAGGCCTGGATCGACGTTCGCACCATGGCCGATCTCGACGACGTCACCACCGGCTTCCGCGCCCAGCATAACCGGCGGATGAGGGTCGCGACCAAATACATCAACCTGACGCGCAACTTCTTCGCCGCCCACGGCGTGGTCGACTATCGCATTGTCGAAAGCGCCGGCGCCACCGAAGGCGCGCCCGCCGTCGGCACCGCCGAGATGATCGTCGACATCACGACGACAGGCGCGACGCTCGCCGCCAACGGGCTGAAGGTGCTCGACGACGGCGTGATCTTGCGCAGCCAGGCCAACCTCGTGGCCTCCCGCGATGCCGACTGGTCGGCTGAGGCACGCGAGACCGCGCGCGTGATCCTCGATCATATTGCTGCGCGTGCGCGAGCCAGCAAATATCGCGAGGTGCGTACACGTTTCGCCGGCTGCAACGAGGCGTTGCTGACCGAGGCGCATAACCGCTTTGGTGTGGTGGCGCCGTTCGGCGGGCCGACATCTTCCGGCATGCTCACGCTGCACTGCCCACCGATGCATCTTTACGCGCTCGGCAGCTTCCTGCGCGAGCACGGCGCCGACACCGTTTCGATTGCCTCGCTCGATTATGTGCTCGACCGCGAAAACCCGCTATTTGCCAAGCTCGAGACGTTCCTGAGGCAATAA
- a CDS encoding glycosyltransferase family 2 protein, with protein MTLGSDVSRLTTTAASAAAKGLSVVVPLYNEAAGLALLHERLIGLAKTLKARYGLICEVVYVDDGSADNTLAIARSLAADALDVQVVSLSRNFGKEAALMAGLDHARRGAILFMDGDGQHPPSLVEKLVAHWINDGYDVVYTAKAHRDNESFLRRQAVHSFYALINWGARQKIPEDAGDFRLLSPRAAAALRQLPERNRFFKGLSNWIGFRQIRVDYEPAPRAHGVTTFSPGRLIGLSIEGLTSFSVAPLRFASLLGVLLAISAFLFGLTILWEVWTTGKQVPGYPSLMIGMMTIGGVQLIMIGIVGEYIGKILSELKARPIYFVAEHNEKRADGETTVSAERTAAE; from the coding sequence ATGACGCTCGGCTCTGACGTTTCCCGCCTGACGACGACCGCAGCCAGCGCCGCGGCGAAAGGCTTGTCGGTTGTCGTGCCGCTGTACAACGAGGCGGCAGGGCTCGCTTTGCTGCACGAGCGATTGATCGGGCTCGCCAAGACGCTGAAGGCGCGCTACGGCCTCATCTGCGAAGTGGTCTATGTCGACGACGGCAGCGCCGACAATACGCTGGCGATCGCGCGTTCGCTCGCCGCCGATGCGCTCGACGTGCAGGTCGTCTCGCTGTCGCGCAATTTCGGCAAGGAGGCAGCCCTGATGGCGGGGCTCGATCATGCCCGCCGCGGCGCTATCCTGTTCATGGACGGCGACGGCCAGCATCCGCCGAGTCTGGTTGAAAAGCTCGTCGCGCACTGGATCAATGACGGCTACGACGTGGTCTATACGGCGAAGGCGCATCGCGACAATGAATCGTTCCTGCGCCGCCAGGCGGTGCACAGCTTCTACGCGCTGATCAATTGGGGCGCCCGGCAGAAGATCCCCGAGGACGCCGGCGATTTCCGCCTGCTGTCGCCACGTGCGGCGGCCGCGCTGCGGCAGCTTCCCGAACGCAACCGCTTCTTCAAGGGCCTGTCGAACTGGATCGGCTTCCGCCAGATCCGCGTCGATTACGAGCCGGCGCCGCGGGCGCACGGCGTCACCACGTTCAGCCCGGGCCGGCTGATCGGCCTGTCGATCGAGGGACTGACGTCGTTCTCGGTGGCGCCGCTGCGCTTTGCAAGTTTGCTCGGCGTGCTGCTGGCCATCAGCGCCTTCCTGTTCGGCCTCACCATTCTCTGGGAGGTCTGGACCACCGGCAAGCAGGTCCCCGGCTATCCCTCGCTGATGATCGGGATGATGACGATCGGCGGCGTGCAGCTCATCATGATCGGCATCGTCGGCGAATATATCGGCAAGATTCTCTCCGAGCTGAAGGCGCGTCCGATCTATTTCGTCGCCGAGCACAACGAGAAGCGCGCCGATGGCGAGACGACGGTCAGCGCCGAGCGGACCGCCGCCGAATGA
- a CDS encoding ChbG/HpnK family deacetylase, translating into MNDAAPPRRIWLCADDYGLAEGVNRAIRDLIGRGRLNATSVMVVGPAIGRAEVAELQEVAANSPRCAIGLHATLTAPFRPLTMHFRPVDGGLFLPFPKLLRAGLLRRLEPEMIEDELAAQLAAFKDLFGRAPDFVDGHQHAQLFPGVRDAFLRAVKEAAPGAWVRQGGRLKPLSKLLGAPKALVLDILSAQFRKRAAYAKIPFNPAFAGAYDFSKEPDFGVLMAQFLEGLPEGGLMMCHPGFVDETLEALDPLTTQREAEHAFLASDRFPTLLAANNVTLR; encoded by the coding sequence ATGAACGATGCCGCGCCGCCGCGCCGAATCTGGCTATGCGCCGACGATTACGGGCTGGCCGAAGGCGTCAACCGCGCCATCCGCGATTTGATCGGCCGCGGCCGTCTCAATGCCACCTCTGTCATGGTGGTGGGACCTGCGATCGGGCGCGCCGAGGTCGCTGAGTTGCAAGAAGTTGCGGCGAACAGCCCGCGCTGCGCGATCGGGCTGCATGCGACGCTGACCGCGCCGTTTCGTCCGCTGACGATGCATTTTCGCCCCGTTGACGGCGGCCTGTTCCTGCCGTTTCCGAAATTGCTGCGCGCCGGCCTGTTGCGGCGGCTCGAGCCTGAAATGATCGAAGACGAACTCGCAGCCCAGCTCGCAGCTTTCAAGGACCTGTTCGGCCGCGCGCCCGATTTCGTCGACGGCCATCAGCACGCGCAACTCTTCCCTGGGGTGCGCGACGCTTTTCTGCGCGCGGTCAAGGAGGCAGCCCCCGGCGCCTGGGTCCGCCAGGGCGGACGCCTCAAGCCATTGAGCAAGCTGCTCGGCGCGCCCAAGGCTTTGGTGCTCGACATTCTCAGCGCGCAATTTCGCAAGCGCGCCGCCTATGCAAAAATTCCATTCAACCCGGCGTTCGCCGGCGCCTATGATTTTTCGAAAGAGCCCGATTTCGGCGTACTGATGGCTCAGTTCCTCGAAGGGCTGCCGGAAGGCGGGCTGATGATGTGCCACCCCGGCTTTGTCGACGAAACGCTCGAGGCGCTTGATCCCCTGACCACACAGCGCGAGGCGGAACACGCATTTCTGGCAAGTGATCGATTCCCGACATTGCTGGCGGCGAATAACGTCACATTGAGGTAG
- a CDS encoding DUF2076 domain-containing protein yields the protein MTPQERQLIDDLFDRLAKLESAKRDPEAMAAIMQGLRNAPNAVYALVQTALVQDEALRRADMRIQELEAAAGQQTQSGGFLDSMRDAIFGQSQPPGSSQGSVPNVRAPDMGSRPTWNSGQVLQQSQAPGQYNQPGYGQPSGAQQSPFGGGGSFLGTAAAAAAGVVGGSLLANSIRGMMGGGGNHQAFGDTANHSGGVEDRRPWSDQSGGDLAREAGINDIGSSSRRADNNDDSGSRQGFFDQASHDEGDDMDHDSDGFDGDGGDSDYA from the coding sequence ATGACACCGCAAGAACGCCAACTGATTGACGATCTTTTTGACCGCCTCGCCAAGCTGGAAAGCGCCAAGCGCGATCCGGAAGCCATGGCGGCGATCATGCAGGGCCTGCGCAACGCGCCCAATGCGGTGTATGCGCTGGTGCAAACCGCGCTGGTGCAGGACGAAGCGCTGAGGCGCGCCGACATGCGCATCCAGGAATTGGAAGCGGCGGCGGGCCAGCAAACTCAATCCGGCGGCTTTCTCGATTCGATGCGCGACGCGATCTTCGGGCAGAGCCAGCCGCCAGGATCGTCGCAGGGTTCGGTGCCCAACGTCCGCGCGCCCGACATGGGCAGCCGTCCGACTTGGAACAGCGGTCAGGTGCTGCAACAGAGCCAGGCGCCCGGACAGTATAATCAGCCCGGCTATGGCCAGCCCTCTGGTGCGCAGCAATCGCCGTTCGGCGGCGGCGGCTCCTTCCTCGGAACGGCAGCGGCGGCCGCGGCCGGCGTAGTCGGCGGATCGCTGCTGGCCAACAGCATTCGAGGGATGATGGGCGGCGGCGGCAACCACCAGGCGTTCGGCGACACGGCGAACCACAGCGGCGGCGTCGAAGACCGCAGGCCGTGGAGCGATCAGTCCGGCGGCGATCTCGCGCGCGAGGCCGGCATCAACGACATCGGCTCATCCAGCCGACGCGCCGACAACAATGATGATAGTGGTTCGCGGCAGGGATTTTTTGATCAAGCTTCGCACGATGAAGGCGACGACATGGATCATGATTCCGATGGTTT